From the genome of Enoplosus armatus isolate fEnoArm2 chromosome 21, fEnoArm2.hap1, whole genome shotgun sequence, one region includes:
- the rsu1 gene encoding ras suppressor protein 1 isoform X2: protein MSKSLKKIVEESRDKNLPEVEMCDRGISNMLDIPGLFTLSNITQLVLSHNKLTAVPANISELKNLEVLNIFNNQIEELPTQISSLQKLKHLNLGMNRLSGLPRGFGSLPALEVLDLTYNNLNQNSLPGNFFYLTTLRALYLSDNDFEVLPADIGKLTKLQILSLRDNDLISLPKEIGELAQLKELHIQGNRLTVLPPELGNLDLTGPKQVFKAENNPWVTPIADQFQLGVSHVFEYVRSETYKYLYGRHMQANPEPPKKSNDKSKKISRKPLAAKNK from the exons atgTCCAAGTCTTTGAAGAAGATAGTGGAGGAGAGTCGAGACAAGAACCTCCCAGAGGTGGAGATGTGCGACAGGGGCATTTCCAACATGTTGGATATCCCGGGACTAT TCACCCTGTCTAACATCACTCAGCTGGTCCTCAGCCACAACAAGCTCACGG CGGTTCCTGCTAACATCTCTGAGCTGAAGAACCTGGAGGTTctcaacattttcaacaacCAGATTGAGGAGCTGCCAACTCAGATCAGCAGTCTTCAGAAGCTGAAACACCTCAACCTCGG TATGAACCGTCTGAGCGGCTTGCCCAGAGGATTTGGTTCGTTGCCAGCTCTGGAAGTCTTGGACCTCACCTACAACAACCTGAACCAGAACTCCCTGCCCGGAAACTTTTTCTACCTCA CCACTCTTCGCGCTCTCTATCTGAGTGACAACGACTTCGAGGTCCTGCCCGCTGACATCGGGAAGCTGACCAAGCTGCAAATA TTGAGTCTGAGAGATAATGATCTGATCTCGTTGCCTAAAGAGATTGGGGAGCTGGCTCAACTCAAAGAGCTTCACATCCAGGGCAACAGACTGACTGTCCTGCCCCCTGAACTTG gtaatCTGGATCTGACTGGTCCTAAACAGGTGTTTAAAGCAGAGAACAATCCCTGGGTCACTCCCATTGCAGACCAATTCCAGCTGGGCGTCTCCCATGTTTTTGAGTATGTTCGCTCAGAGACCTATAAGTA tctctATGGCAGACACATGCAGGCCAACCCAGAACCTCCGAAGAAGAGCAACGATAAGAGCAAGAAGATCAGCCGCAAACCGCTGGCCGCCAAGAACAAGTGA
- the rsu1 gene encoding ras suppressor protein 1 isoform X1 produces the protein MSKSLKKIVEESRDKNLPEVEMCDRGISNMLDIPGLFTLSNITQLVLSHNKLTAVPANISELKNLEVLNIFNNQIEELPTQISSLQKLKHLNLGMNRLSGLPRGFGSLPALEVLDLTYNNLNQNSLPGNFFYLTTLRALYLSDNDFEVLPADIGKLTKLQILSLRDNDLISLPKEIGELAQLKELHIQGNRLTVLPPELGNLDLTGPKQVFKAENNPWVTPIADQFQLGVSHVFEYVRSETYKYLYGRHMQANPEPPKKSNDKSKKISRKPLAAKNKK, from the exons atgTCCAAGTCTTTGAAGAAGATAGTGGAGGAGAGTCGAGACAAGAACCTCCCAGAGGTGGAGATGTGCGACAGGGGCATTTCCAACATGTTGGATATCCCGGGACTAT TCACCCTGTCTAACATCACTCAGCTGGTCCTCAGCCACAACAAGCTCACGG CGGTTCCTGCTAACATCTCTGAGCTGAAGAACCTGGAGGTTctcaacattttcaacaacCAGATTGAGGAGCTGCCAACTCAGATCAGCAGTCTTCAGAAGCTGAAACACCTCAACCTCGG TATGAACCGTCTGAGCGGCTTGCCCAGAGGATTTGGTTCGTTGCCAGCTCTGGAAGTCTTGGACCTCACCTACAACAACCTGAACCAGAACTCCCTGCCCGGAAACTTTTTCTACCTCA CCACTCTTCGCGCTCTCTATCTGAGTGACAACGACTTCGAGGTCCTGCCCGCTGACATCGGGAAGCTGACCAAGCTGCAAATA TTGAGTCTGAGAGATAATGATCTGATCTCGTTGCCTAAAGAGATTGGGGAGCTGGCTCAACTCAAAGAGCTTCACATCCAGGGCAACAGACTGACTGTCCTGCCCCCTGAACTTG gtaatCTGGATCTGACTGGTCCTAAACAGGTGTTTAAAGCAGAGAACAATCCCTGGGTCACTCCCATTGCAGACCAATTCCAGCTGGGCGTCTCCCATGTTTTTGAGTATGTTCGCTCAGAGACCTATAAGTA tctctATGGCAGACACATGCAGGCCAACCCAGAACCTCCGAAGAAGAGCAACGATAAGAGCAAGAAGATCAGCCGCAAACCGCTGGCCGCCAAGAACAA aaaataa